The Planktothrix sp. FACHB-1365 genomic sequence ACCTATCGGACTGCAACAATTGGAGGATTTATTGAGGGGGGAAGTGGGGGAATTGGTTCTATTACTTATGGACAATTACGAGATCGCGGTAACTTACAAGCAGCACGAGTTGTGACACTGGAAGATGAACCAAATATTATTGAATTAAGAGGGGATGATGTGCAGAAAGTTAATCATGCTTATGGAACCAATGGAATTATTACTGAGTTAGAAATTCCCTTAGCTCCTGCCTATCCTTGGTCAGAACTTATTGTTACCTTTGATAATTTTATGACCTCGGCTCGATTTGGTCAAGCCTTAGCCTTATCCGATGGCATTATTAAAAAATTAATCTCTATTTGTGCCTCTCCTATACCTGCCTATTTTGCTGCATTTAAAGATATAATTCCCCCAGGAAAACACGCAGCATTATTAATGATTTCCGAAACCAGTTTAGAACCCTTTCAAGAATTAGTGAAGGAATATCAGGGAGAAATTTGTTATCAAAAGCCATCGCAGGAAGTAGGGAAAGGAACAACAATAATAGAATATACTTGGAACCATACCACGTTACACGCTCGAAGTGTAGATCCGTCTATTACTTATTTACAAACCCTATTACCTGCGGATCGAAAATTAGAATTATTAGAACATCTTTATGATCATTTTGGGGATGAAGTTATGCAGCATTTAGAGTTTTTAAGACTACATGGAGAAATGCACCCCGCCTCTTTACAGTTAGTGCGATTTACTACAGAAGAACGGTTAAATGAAATTATTCGTTATCATGAAGAACGAGGGGCGGTTATTTTTAATCCCCATACTTATATTTTAGAAGATGGCGGCATGAAAATGATTAATTTAGAACAATTACAATTTAAACAACAAGTAGACCCCTATGGGTTATTAAATCCGGGGAAAATGAGAGCCTGGTTAGAACGTGAAAAACATCTTTAACTACCAACTCCTAGAAATCGGGTTTCTCAATCAAAAATGTTAATTTCATCCCATAAATAAAGATTAGAAACCCGATTTCTGTTATGATTTATTCATCTGTATTTGTTTCTTTTGAAATAAGTTTTGTAATTTGCCTACCAATACAACCTGCGATCGCTCCTATTACAAAACTCCATAAAAATGCCAGCATAAATGGTTCTAAGGAAAAGGTTATTTCCAGATAGGATATGGTTAGGGGTTTTTCAATGTATGCTGAGGCAATAGATGAAACAATACCCCCTACACCTAAACCAAAGCCTAACATTGAAATAGTCTGCTCTAAAGATTGATCGCGTTTTCTTTCATTGTCTTCATTAGTACGGAGTATCTCTGCTTTTTCCCGATCTAGTTTTGCTTGTTCAATTTCAACTAATCCTCTAATACTAGATATCGCCTGATCTAATAAATTTGAGGCGGGTTTTAAATAGTTTAAATCCGCTTGAATTTGGGCGGGTAAAGTTTGACATTCTCGATTTAAAAAGCAGACAAAAAATTCTAAATCATCTTCGGTTTCTTGTTGGAGATGCTTCAAAATGCGCTGATAATTCCCGACATTAATATTAATGGTATTCAGAGCATATTCTAGGTTTCTTAATTTTAAGGTATATTGAGGCGCGATTTTAATCAGGGTGATCAATTGTTTTTTTAAACCTTCTAAATCTAAGTTAGATGTTTCTGCTTCCGGGTCAAGTTTCATGATTTTTCTTAATTCTACTTCAATAATGTTGCGAATTAGCTCATCAGCTTCTTGATAAGCTTGACGACTAAATTCAAAGGTATAGGCTATTTTATGATAATAGAGAAAGAATTCAGGTAAATTAAAATAAATCGGCTTAATTTTTTCTGGGGTAGCTTCGGTTAGATAAAATACAATTAAAATCCGATTTAGACTTCTTTTAGGGTTTCCATATTCAATAATATAACTCCCTAACAGTTTTCCGTCTTGATAAAACGTATTACAATAATCTCCAAATAAATCATAGCGTAATTGCTCGGCGATCGCTTTTAAATTTTGATCCTCCCTTGGGGTATTTTCGGGTAAAAACGCCGATCTTGACGTTGAGTTTCTAATAAATCTAGGGTTTCTCCTGGGGTTGATTTCAACGCATCTTCAGACCGTAATTGAGGATTTAGATCTCCGTCTTTAAATTGGGGTTTAAACTGGTCTAATATGGGTTGATACTGCTCTTTAACAACCGTAACTTGATTGTCAACGGGTTGTAAATCTGCTGTTAAACCAGATTACTGATACTTTTCTGCTAACATTTCGTCCATGACTGACATCTTTTTCTTCATATACTGTTAAAGGTTTTTCAATTTCTGCTAAATTTTTTATTCGCTTGTGTAATTTAACTTGATTGCCTTTTGCCGGAATTAAATAATCATTTTTGCTCTCAATTATTGCCTGAGTTGTTGCCTTACTACAATGGAGAGCATCAAGAGTAAATACTTTAAATAACCCACATTTCTCTATCATAGATAGAACTTTAGCATTTTCAGAATTTTGTTTACTTTCAAAACTTTCCGACTTAATTACTAACTTTGTTTCTTGACTAAACCAAGATACCATTATTAGCATATTTTGTTTTTGATTTTCATAGTTAGTCAGGGTATTTTTTAAAGATTTTCCATCGATCGCAATCCAATCAATGCCTTATTTTTGCCAATAATATTTCTTAATTTTTGACTGAAAAATTAACTGAATCTCTATTAGATTTATCCCGATCATTACTCGTCTAATGCTACTATAAGATGGCAATTTTTTAGCGGTAATTTTTAATAATTTAATGAGTTTATGTTCTTCGTTTTTTCTAAAATTATCTATTTGCTTATCAGTCACATTGCCAGTTAGCAGGGCCAAAATAATGATAGTCAACACTACCCATAATTCATGTCTTTTACCCCGATTTTTCCGAAAATCCTTGACTAACTTCAGTTGTTCAATTATACTGTTTAACATGATTTTTTTAAAACCAAATAAAAGTGATCTCTTTTTAATTTTACCAAAATAAAGATCACTTTTATTTTCCTTTTTACCCCTGACTTTGAAAACCCCCTGCTGCTGGAAGGGGAGAGGAGAAGAATTCTTAATATTAAATATCTATCTAGTTTAAAAGTATTAATTACTCCCCCTTCCCTTGAAGGGAAGGGGGTTGGGGGGTTAGGTCACAGAGGTTTATGGGAGAGAATGAAACAGCCCTGGGGGGGGGCCCAGGGAACCACTTCGACACGCTCAGTGCTTCACAGTAAGAAGTAAAAGGGTTTCAGGATTCAAAAATGTCCTAAGCAATCAAGGGAAAATTAGATGATCTAATTCTGAATAATCGGGTAATTGTTCTTCTAAGATTTTACCATTTCTTACCACAATGCGATCGCTTTGTTGACGGGATAATATTTCACTCAAATAACGACCTTTAAAAATAATAAAATCTGCTGGTAGTCCGACACCAATTCGTCCGACATCCGATAACCCCATTAAATCTGCTGGGGTTTTTGTGACACTACATAACCAATCTTCAAAAGGTCGATCTAAATGGCAAATTCTCACAGCCATTTTAAACACTTCTAAACCATCATGATCACCAAATCCATAAAACGGATCACGACAATTATCACTTGCAAAGGTAACAGGAATTCCGGTTTGTTTTAATTCATGAACTAAGGTTGTTCCTCGCCAGCGTGGGGTTTTAGGAGATTCAGAGGAATGATATTGACGATCTTGTAAATAGAGGTTACACATCGGTAAACTGACAACCCCAATTCCTGCGGATTTTACTAAGTTTAAGGTATGTTGAACAACATCATCGGGTTGTACGGCTAAACTACAACAATGTCCGCAAACAATTTGACCTTCAAAATTATATTTTAACGCTGCTTCCGCAATTTTATATAAACAAATTGATTCTGGTTCTCCTGTTTCATCAACATGGAAATCCAAGTTTAATTTTCGATCTTTTGCGATTTGAAAAATCCTTTCAATTTGTCGATCTAAATCAGGATTCATATAGGCAACTCCCCCTAAAATTTCTCCTAATTCTGCAACTTTATCAACGACTTTTTCCCCTTCAGACGTTAAATAATAATCCAAAGAAGCTAAAGAAACACCTTGCAAAATTAAGCGATTTTCCCATTCTGTTCTTAGGGTTTTAAACAGATCCCAACTTAAATCTATTAACCGTCCCGCCGAATCTAAATGAGTCCGAATGGCTTTTGTTCCATGCACATAACTACACTTTAATCCAAATTCCATCCGTCGGTAAATATCTTCCGCCGTCCAGGTTTCTTCATCTTTAAACGTCGCCGTTAACGCATCGTTAAAGGTTCCTTTTATATTCGGTGAACGTTCCCAAATATGACCTTTATCTAAATGGGTATGAACATCTACAAAACAGGGCCAAATTTGTTTTCCCTGTAAATCTACGGTTGCAATATTTTTTGATTTAACACTTCCGGGTACAACAATCTGATCTATTATCCCCGATTCAATTTTAACATCTACCACTGCCATACCCTCTTGATTGGCTGAATTTGCGATCGCCTCATCTTTATCTGTGAGTACACAAACGGGAACACGAACATTTTTTAACCAATAACCAGAGGTATTAGGAATCATAAGTGGGAACTAGAAACCGGGTTTCTCTACTTTTTTAACATGATTTCAGCAAGTATGGAGAAGAAACCCGGTTTCTGAGTCTAAGCAGGGAACTAGAAACCGGGTTTCTCTACTTTTTTAACATGATTTCAGCAAGTATGGAGAAGAAACCCGGTTTCTGAGTCTAAACAGGGAACTAGAAACGGGGTTTCTCTACTTTTTTAGCATTGTTTCAGCAAGTAGGGAGAAGAAACCCGGTTTCTGAGTCTAAACAGGGAACTAGAAACGGGGTTTCTCTACTTTTTTAGCATTGTTTCAGCAAGTAGGGAGAAGAAACCCGGTTTCTCTACAGGAAAGCTAAAAACTCTCTAAAGATTGAGGGTTATGCAAAAAACGTATGGTATTGATGCTAAATCTTCATAGATTTTTAAGTTTTGTAACATTAGCTACGATTGTATCGAATTTTCAGCACTAACTTATTCATATTCCTTAACCGTTTGGTTGAAGAACAGAGGTGAAAGCTCTCACTTTAGGATGATTTTCACCCTAAACTTAAGCAATTTTTTACATTTGAGTCTCGCATGATACGGTTTGCCTTCAATAGACCTGTTAGGATTTGGCCAAATTTGATCCATTTTTCATGTTGGCCTAACGAGTTCGAGACCGAGCAATACTGAGGAATAGGCTATGACCAGCACACTCCCACAAAAAGTGGCTACCAACAAATTTGAGAAGCTCAAAGCAGAAAAAGACGGTTTGACTGTCAAAGACGAAATCGAAACCTTGGCCCGACTCGGTTGGGAAGCCATGGACGAAACTGACCGAGACTACCGCCTGAAATGGTTAGGGGTTTTCTTCCGTCCGGTGACTCCGGGTAAATTCATGCTGCGGATGCGTTTACCGAATGGGGTCATCACCAGTGAGCAGATGCGGGTTTTGGGGGAAATCGTGCAACGCTACGGTGATGACGGTAATGCTGATATTACCACAAGACAGAACCTTCAGTTAAGAGGAATTCGGATTGAGGATATTCCTGACATTTTCCGGCGCTTTGAAACCGTTGGACTCACCAGCATTCAGTCAGGAATGGATAACGTGCGAAACATCACAGGTTCACCCGTTGCGGGGTTAGATGCAGATGAACTGTATGATACCCGTGAGTTAGTCCAACAAGTTCAAGACCTAATTACAAATCACGGAAAAGGCAATTTTGAGTTTAGCAATTTACCGCGAAAATTCAATATTGCCATCGCCGGATGTCGGGATAATTCTGTTCATGCTGAAATCAATGATATTGCTTTTGTTCCAGCATTTAAACAGAATATTTTTGGCTTCAATGTCTTAGTCGGAGGCTTCTTTTCTGCCACCCGTTGTGCGGCTGCTATTCCCTTAAATGCCTGGGTACAACCTCATCAAGTTGTGGGTTTGTGTCGAGGTATTTTAGAAGTTTATCGAGACAATGGGTTAAGGGGAAGTCGTCAAAAAGCTCGGCTGATGTGGTTAATCGATGAATGGGGAATTGATAAGTTCCGTTCAGAAGTGGAAAAACAAATGGGTTATTCCTTAGAACCCGAAGCCGAAAAAGATGAAATTCTCTGGGAAAAACGGGATCATATTGGGGTTTATAAACAAAAGCAACCGGGATTCAACTATGTGGGATTAAATGTTCCTGTTGGACGGTTATATGCCAACGATATGTTAGAATTAGCCCGAATTGCTGAAGTCTATGGTGCTGGAGAAATTCGTTTAACCGTTGAACAAAATGTCATTATTCCCCAGATTTCCGATAGCCGTTTAGAAGCTTTTCTAACTGAACCTATTTTAGAAAAATTTTCCATTAGTCCATCGGGTTTAAGTCGAGGGTTAGTGTCCTGTACAGGCGCACAATTCTGTAACTTTGCCTTAGTTGAAACCAAAAATCGGGCTACGGCATTAGTAAAGGAATTAGAAGCAGAATTAACTGTGGAAAAACCCGTTAGAATTCATTGGACAGGCTGCCCTAATTCTTGCGGACAACCCCAAGTCGCTGATATTGGATTAATGGGAACAAAAGCCCGGAAAGAGGGTAAAGTTGTTGAAGGCGTTAACCTCTATATGGGGGGTACAGTTGGGAAAGATGCTAAACTCGGTGAATGTGTCCAAAAATCCATTCCCTGTGACGATCTAAAACCAATTCTGCGACAAATTTTAGTAGAGCAATTTGGTGCTAAACTTAAAGATGGAGTAGATTTAACCAGTTCAGAGTCTGAAATTAATTCCCAAAACGATACTCCAGACACACCCGTTAAAACAGCCACAATTGTTTTTGCTAAATCGGGTAAAACCATAACCTGTGAAGAAAATGAACTCATTCTCGATGTAGCAGAACGAGAAGGAATTATAATTCCCAGTAGTTGCCGATCAGGAAATTGTGGAACCTGCCAACAAAAATTAATTGAAGGGCAGATCCAATATAATAATAATCCTGATGCAGCAAAAGACCTAGAACCGGGTATGATTTTAACCTGTAGTGCCCAGGTTATGAATACAGTCGTTATTGATGCTTAACGACTTAAAAATTGAGCAAGAAAACCCCATCAATTATTTACCAACACGGAATAAAGACATAGGACATGAGTAAGCTTTCACGACGTAAATTCCTTTTGACGGCTGGTGTTACTGCGGCGGGAACCATCTTTGTACATGGTTGTACTTCCGGTACTAATTCTTCAACAACGGCTACTAATTCTTCCCCGGCTGCAACCGCAGTTCCCGCAGCCAATATTAATCCGGCTGATGCCCCAGAAACACCAACGGCAACATTAGGATTTATTGCCTTAACCGACTCTGCCCCCTTAATTATTGCCTTAGAAAAAGGGTTATTTGCCAAATATGGCATGACTGATGTTAAGGTGGTTAAACAAGCCTCTTGGCCTGTCACCCGTGATAACTTAGAATTAGGGTCTGCTGGTGGGGGAATTGATGGGGCGCATATTTTATCTCCCATGCCCTATTTAATGACATTAGGAACGATTACCAAACAACCCGTTCCGATGTATCTTTTAGCCCGGTTAAATACCAATGGTCAGGCAATTTCGTTAGGGAAAGAATACCTGGATGCTAAACTAACCGTTAATGATAGTTCTAAATTTAAAGACATTGTATTAGCCGCTAAAAATTCAGGAAAAGAAGTCAAAGCCGCCATTACATTCCCCGGAGGAACCCACGATTTATGGATGCGCTATTGGTTAGCATCAGGGGGTACAATTCCTGATACCGATATTTCGATTATTCCTGTTCCTCCGCCCCAAATGGTTGCTAATATGAAAGTCGGGAATATGGAAGGCTTCTGTGTGGGTGAACCTTGGAATGCTCAATTAGTCAATCAGAAAGCGGGATATACGGCATTAATTACCGGAGAATTGTGGAAAGATCACCCCGAAAAAGCCTTTAGTATGCGCGCAGACTGGGTTGATAAAAATCCCAAAGCCGCAAAAGCATTAACAATGGCCGTCTTAGAAGCCCAACAATGGTGTGATAAACCCGAAAATGTTGAGGAGATGTGTCAAATTGTCTCTCAAGATAAGTGGTTTAAAGTACCTGCTAAAGATATTATTGGGCGCTCTAAAGGAGATATCGATTATGGTGATGGTCGGGTTGTAACCGCCAGTCCCATTGCGATGAAATTCTGGAGGGATAATGCTTCTTATCCTTATAAAAGCCATGATACTTGGTTCTTAACGGAAGATATTCGTTGGGGATATTTACCCCCCAATTTAGATATTAAAGCCACCGTTGATAAAGTCAACCGCGAAGATATTTGGAAGGAAGCGGCAAAATCTTTAAATGTTCCCGCAGACCAAATTCCAGCAACCCCCTCTCGCGGTGTTGAAACCTTCTTTGATGGTATCCAATTTAACCCCGATGATCCTCAAGCTTATCTTAATAGTTTAGCCATCAAAAAAATCTAATATCCTCGGTTTGATCCCCTTACGAAAGAGGGGGAACCAAAGACTCAAAGCTCTACTTTTTCAAGAGGGAACTGGACTATGAAAGTCCCCCTTTTTAAGGGGGATTTAGGGGGATCAAATCTAGGGATATATTGCTAAAAATCTGGTTCAAACTCACTCATCTCTAACCCGTATGACCACAAGCATTAAAGCCCGTTCTAACAGTAACAATCCGCTCAATTTTGTCTTTGATTGGTTTAATAAAAACCGTAATAAAATCATTCGTCCGTTAATTGCTGTCGCTATTTTTCTGGCAATTTGGCAACTGTTATGTTCAGGGGAAAATCCAAACTTACCTTCCCCAATTACCACCGTTAAGGAATCTTGGGAATTAATTATTAACCCCTTTTTCGATAATGGAGGCACAGATAAAGGGTTAGCTTGGCAAGTTCTAGCCAGTTTACAACGGGTTGCCATTGGATTTACCTTATCCGCTATTGTCGGAATTGCATTAGGGATTTTAATCGGAACAAATGCCTTTATGTATGATGCCTTAGATCCCTTATTTCAAATCCTCAGAACCATTCCCCCCCTGGCTTGGTTGCCCATCGCCTTAGCTGCTTTACAACAATCGAATCCTGCTGCTATTTTCGTGATTTTTATTACAGCAATTTGGCCGATTATTATTAACACCACCGTCGGCGTTCAACAAATCCCCCAAGACTATAAAAACGTAGCCAGAGTTTTACGTTTACCCCGACAAAAATACTTCTTCAAAGTGTTATTTCCTTCCGCCGTTCCTTATATCTTTACCGGGTTAAGAATTGGGATTGGTTTATCTTGGTTAGCCATTATTGCAGCAGAAATGTTAGTGGGTGGAGTTGGCATTGGGTTCTTTATTTGGGATGCCTATAATAGCTCTCGAATGAGTGCCATTATTGTTGCTCTAATCTATGTTGGTGTTGTCGGTTTAATCCTCGACCGTACCATTGGTTTTATTGCTTCAAAAGTGGTTCCTGCGGATCAAAAATAAACTCTGATTTCCATCAATTGTTCACCCTTCTCACCTGAAATTATGTCTGTATTCGTAGAAGTTGATCACGTTCATCGCATTTTTAATCTCCCCAATGGAGAACAATATATTGCGCTGAAAAATATTGAACTCAAAATTAAAAAAGGGGAATTTATTTCCTTAATCGGACATTCGGGCTGTGGGAAATCAACCTTATTAAATATTATTGCCGGGTTAGATCAAGCCTCCGAAGGTGGCATTATTTTAGAAGGGCGAGAAGTCCGTGAACCTGGGCCAGATCGCATGGTGGTGTTTCAAAATTATTCCTTATTACCTTGGTTAACGGTACGAGAAAATATTGCCTTAGCCGTTGATGAAGTCTATCGCAAACTGTCTAAAACTGAACGAAAAGAGATTATTGAACAACATATTAAATTAGTCGGTTTGAGACAAGCTGCTGATAAATTACCGGGCGAAATTTCGGGGGGAATGAAACAACGAGTTGCTATCGCCCGTGCCCTGGCTATTCGCCCCCAATTATTACTTTTAGATGAACCCTTTGGGGCCTTAGATGCGTTAACTAGAGGGGGGTTACAAGAGCAGTTAATGAAAATCTGCGAAGCGAACCAAGTTAGTGCCGTGATGGTGACTCACGATGTCGATGAAGCCTTACTTTTATCGGATCGAATTGTGATGTTAACCAACGGCCCCGAAGCCCATATTGGGCAAATTTTAGAGGTGAATATTCCCCGTCCTCGTCAACGGATGGACGTGGTAAACCATCCTAACTATTATGCCTTGCGGAATGAAATTGTTTATTTCCTGAATCAACAGAAAAAAGCCAAAAAATCAGCCCTCAAAAAAGCTCCTACTGTTATTGCTAAAAATGGCTTAGAAAAAGTCAATTTAGACATTGGTTTTATTCCCTTAACCGACTGCGCTCCCCTGATTATTGCTAAAGAAAAAGGCATTTTTGAGGAATATGGCTTAACGGAAGTCAACTTAAGTCGAGAAACCAGTTGGAAACTGTTAGGTCAGGGGGTGGTAGAAGGGCGTTTAGATGCAGCCCAAATGGTGGCAGGAATGCCCTTAGCCATGACGTTAGGTTTCGGTAAAAATCCCCCGATACCGATGGTAACCGCCTTAACTTTATCTCGCAATGGTAATGCTATTACCCTGAATAAACACTTGTATGAAAATGGGGTTAAAACCTTAGAAGACTTTAAAAATTATATTGAAAAAAACCTTGACAAAGTACATACATTAGGCATGGTTCATCCGAGTTCCATGCACAATTTAATGTTACGTTATTGGTTAGCCGCAGGAGGAATTAACCCGGATCAAGATGTTAATTTAACGGTAATTCCACCCCCTCAAATGCAAGCCAATTTAAAAGCGGGGAATATTGATGGTTATTGTGTTGGGGGGCCTTGGAATGCGCGCTCTGTTCATGAAGGGTTAGGATATATTATTGCTAATAGTTTTGATATCTTCCCCAATGGACATACGGAGAAAGTTTTAGGGGTGACAGAAGACTGGGCAAATCGTTATCCTAAAACCCATATTGCTTTGGTAAAATCCTTAATTGAAGCTTGCGATTATTGCGATGATCGCCGAAATCGAGAAGAAATTTTAGGGATTTTATGCCGTGATGAATATGTTGGATCTGATGCCGAATATACCCGATTAGGATTTATTGATCCGGTTCAACGAGGGGATGGTCAACCCCCCGAATTATTAGTCAATTACAATCAGTTTTTTGTGGATAAAACCAATTGCCCCGATGCCACAGAATTCCTTTGGATCATGGCAGAAATGGCACGTTGGGGAATTACACCTTTTCCTAAAAACTGGGTTTCTATGATAGAACGAGTGTTAAGAATTGATGTTTATGGTCAAGCTGCCAGAGAATTAGGATTATCGGATATGGGACGCGATCGCCAAAGCATTAAATTATTTGATGGCACAATTTTTAATCCCCATGATCCGATTAAATATCTCAAAAATCTCCAAATTAAACAGGAAATTCGGATTGAAGAAATCATCCTTGATTCAATTGCTGCCTAACTCAAACCGTAAGCCCTCAACCGTTAACCCTAAAAAATTATGCAAATTTTAGATAATATTTCCTCTAAACTCACTTCTTCCTCAAAATCCGATGACTTTTTGGTGATTGATCAAGTGTCTAAAGTTTATGACACCCCAAAAGGGAAATATATTGTGCTTGAAGATATCAATCTTCGGGTCAAAGAAGGCGAATTTATTTGCATTATCGGTCACTCCGGTTGCGGAAAATCCACGCTATTAAATATGGTGGCTGGGTTTAATCAACCGACAACCGGGGTAATATCTGTTCAAGGACAATTGATCACCGAACCTGGGCCAGAACGAATGGTGGTGTTTCAAAATTATTCTCTGTTACCTTGGTTGACAGCGAAAGAAAATATTCATTTAGGGGTTGAGTCAGTATATCCTGACAAATCAACCACCGAACAACTGGAAATTGTCAAAGAAAATTTAGAGTTAGTGGGGTTATCGGAAGCGGCGAATAAAAAACCCTCTCAACTCTCAGGAGGTATGAAACAACGGGTTTCCATCGCCCGCGCCTTAGCGACTCGTCCCCAAATGCTGATTTTAGACGAACCCTTCGGTGCTTTAGACCCCATTACCCGCGAAGAATTACAAGAAGAACTTCTGAGTATTTGGCAAGATCATCGGATTACAGTTTTAATGATTACCCATGATATTGATGAAGCCTTGTTTTTAGCCGACCGTTTGGTGATGATGACCAATGGCCCCGCCGCCCAAATTGGAGAGATCCTAGACATTCCCTTCTCCCGTCCCCGCAACCGGGCTAAAATTATGGAAGATCCGCGATATTATGAATTGCGGAACTATGCCCTAGATTTCCTCTTCCGACGCTTTGCCCATCATGAGGAAGATGAAGAGACCACCGAAGAGATCACAATAGAAGATACAACCCCTGACACGGGATTAGCACAAAGCACTACAATAGCACCCAGTTCTAGTCATATAGCAACAGAGGTGCTGAATATGCAACCCAATAGACCTAACCCAGATGAAAATCCCTATGCTACAACGCCTGAACCTGAGTTAACTCATGCAGTCGATCCCGTGGCTCCACCCGAAGAAATGTCACCTGCGACGAAAACAGGGATATTATTTGCACTCTGGGGAGTTATTATTGCAACCTTAGTGGGCTCATTAGTCTTTAATTCCACCCCTACCACCGCCAATAAAGAGGCAGAAACCCCAGAATCATCTGCTACGACGATGGAAACAGAAACCACTACCGTTACTGAAACGGTGACTCCCATCACAACAGCCTCTCCCACCCTATCCCCCACTCCGACTGCTACCTTATCGCCCACAGTTCCCTCGGTCAGTCCTTCTCCCTCCTTGGAGTCAACCGCAACTCCTTCACCGAACGCAGTAGCAACGACATCACCCAGTCCCAATAGCCTTGGATCGACAACAAGCCCTTCCTCTCCCGGTTCAACAACGGCTATCGCCCCGACAACAACCCTATCTCCATCCCCAACAACGATTTCACCTTCTCCCGTTGCGACGGCATCCCCAACCCCTGAGAGTTTAGCGGCGGCGACAACTTCCCCCTCTGGAACAGCAACCGAACCTACCACAACGGCCTCACCCTCGGTTTCTCCTTCTCCGGTGGCTACCACCTCGCCGACTGAATCAGCAACAT encodes the following:
- a CDS encoding nitrate ABC transporter ATP-binding protein (This model describes the ATP binding subunits of ATP-binding cassette (ABC) transporters for nitrate transport, or for bicarbonate transport, in bacteria and archaea.), translating into MSVFVEVDHVHRIFNLPNGEQYIALKNIELKIKKGEFISLIGHSGCGKSTLLNIIAGLDQASEGGIILEGREVREPGPDRMVVFQNYSLLPWLTVRENIALAVDEVYRKLSKTERKEIIEQHIKLVGLRQAADKLPGEISGGMKQRVAIARALAIRPQLLLLDEPFGALDALTRGGLQEQLMKICEANQVSAVMVTHDVDEALLLSDRIVMLTNGPEAHIGQILEVNIPRPRQRMDVVNHPNYYALRNEIVYFLNQQKKAKKSALKKAPTVIAKNGLEKVNLDIGFIPLTDCAPLIIAKEKGIFEEYGLTEVNLSRETSWKLLGQGVVEGRLDAAQMVAGMPLAMTLGFGKNPPIPMVTALTLSRNGNAITLNKHLYENGVKTLEDFKNYIEKNLDKVHTLGMVHPSSMHNLMLRYWLAAGGINPDQDVNLTVIPPPQMQANLKAGNIDGYCVGGPWNARSVHEGLGYIIANSFDIFPNGHTEKVLGVTEDWANRYPKTHIALVKSLIEACDYCDDRRNREEILGILCRDEYVGSDAEYTRLGFIDPVQRGDGQPPELLVNYNQFFVDKTNCPDATEFLWIMAEMARWGITPFPKNWVSMIERVLRIDVYGQAARELGLSDMGRDRQSIKLFDGTIFNPHDPIKYLKNLQIKQEIRIEEIILDSIAA
- a CDS encoding nitrate ABC transporter ATP-binding protein (This model describes the ATP binding subunits of ATP-binding cassette (ABC) transporters for nitrate transport, or for bicarbonate transport, in bacteria and archaea.), with product MQILDNISSKLTSSSKSDDFLVIDQVSKVYDTPKGKYIVLEDINLRVKEGEFICIIGHSGCGKSTLLNMVAGFNQPTTGVISVQGQLITEPGPERMVVFQNYSLLPWLTAKENIHLGVESVYPDKSTTEQLEIVKENLELVGLSEAANKKPSQLSGGMKQRVSIARALATRPQMLILDEPFGALDPITREELQEELLSIWQDHRITVLMITHDIDEALFLADRLVMMTNGPAAQIGEILDIPFSRPRNRAKIMEDPRYYELRNYALDFLFRRFAHHEEDEETTEEITIEDTTPDTGLAQSTTIAPSSSHIATEVLNMQPNRPNPDENPYATTPEPELTHAVDPVAPPEEMSPATKTGILFALWGVIIATLVGSLVFNSTPTTANKEAETPESSATTMETETTTVTETVTPITTASPTLSPTPTATLSPTVPSVSPSPSLESTATPSPNAVATTSPSPNSLGSTTSPSSPGSTTAIAPTTTLSPSPTTISPSPVATASPTPESLAAATTSPSGTATEPTTTASPSVSPSPVATTSPTESATSMSSTTATPSAEDLEQLNQEVFATINEAWTSTPVTAVSVYIVKVSRTGDILSYEAKSPDATQNVNNTPLPKLVKSDVTQTPYTQFEATFTPAGTLDLKSAQ